Genomic DNA from Nonomuraea rubra:
AGCGTGCCCTTGCCCTTGGGCCCCGCGGGCAGCTCGTGGACGGAGAACTTCACGCCGGGGTAGTCGGCCTTCAGCGCGCCCTTGATCCAGTTGCCCTCGATGGTCATCGCGGACTTGCCCTTGCCGAACGCCTCGCCGCCCCACTCGGCGTCGAGCGCCTTGGCGTACTGGGCCTGCTCGCCGGTGAGCAGGCTCTTGACGTACTGGAGCGCGGCGAGGTTCTCCGGGCTGTCGCCGGTGGCCTGCTTGCCGTCGGCGCTGGTGATCCAGCCGCCGGCCTGCACCATGAAGGCGCCGAGCCGGTCTCTGGTGTCGCCGAACGCCAGCGGCGTCACACCCTTGATCTTCTTGGTGGCGGCGGTCAGCTCGTCCCAGGTCGTGGGGAGGTCGTCGTCGGTGAGCCCGTTCCGCTTCCACAGCTCGTCGTTGACGATCAGGGCGAGCGTGGAGAAGTCCTTGGGCACGCAGACGAAGCGGCCGTCGTAGGTGAACGCCTCGCGCAGGCTCGGGTAGAAGTCCTGGCTGTCGGAGATCCGGTCGGCGTACGGCTCCAGCGCGCCGACGCTGGCGTAGTCGGCGAAGCGGGCGGCGTCGACGTAGAACACGTCCGGTGGGTTGCTGCCCGCCAGGGCCTGCCCGAGCTGCTGGTGGATGTCCTGGGCGGGGGTGACGGTGGCGGTGTTGCCGCTGGCCTTCGCCCAGGCCTCGGCCGCCTGCTTGACCGCGTTCGTCTCGGCGTCGCCGGAGGAGGCCATCAGGACCTGGATGGCGGCCGGGCCGGTGGTCTGCTGCGCCGGCGCCGCCTGCCGGTCGTCGAATCCGCTGCCGCAGGCCGTGACGGACAGCAGCGCGGCCAGCGCCGCCAGGATCGCGAGGCTTTTCATGAGCGAGGCTCCTTTCGGATGACCAGGGAGGGGGTGAGGAGCACGTGCGACACGGCGGGCCGGTCGGACAGCCGGCTGGTGAGCAGGTCCACGCAGCGTGCCGCGGCCTCGGTGAGCGGCTGGCTGAGGCTGGTGAGCCCGACGGCCG
This window encodes:
- a CDS encoding sugar ABC transporter substrate-binding protein; this translates as MKSLAILAALAALLSVTACGSGFDDRQAAPAQQTTGPAAIQVLMASSGDAETNAVKQAAEAWAKASGNTATVTPAQDIHQQLGQALAGSNPPDVFYVDAARFADYASVGALEPYADRISDSQDFYPSLREAFTYDGRFVCVPKDFSTLALIVNDELWKRNGLTDDDLPTTWDELTAATKKIKGVTPLAFGDTRDRLGAFMVQAGGWITSADGKQATGDSPENLAALQYVKSLLTGEQAQYAKALDAEWGGEAFGKGKSAMTIEGNWIKGALKADYPGVKFSVHELPAGPKGKGTLSFSNCWGIAAKSQHKAAAIAFVEAMTRADQQLAFARAFGVMPSRQSAKDAYLQEFPADAAFLAGAEYAQGPVKAPKMDSVLSDFDSGLQQLATGDPKQILARLQKNTQSALG